Genomic DNA from Paenibacillus borealis:
CGAATTCAGGGGCAGTTGTGCCCCTGATTTGCGCGATTCCGGCGGGTGGGGCGAAATCAGGGGCAGTTGTGCCCCTGATTTGTGCGATTCCGCCGGGTGGGGCGGATTCAGGGGCATTCGTGCTCCTGATTTGCGCGATTCCGGCGGCTGGAGCGAATTCAGGGGCAGTTGTGCCCCTGATTCTGGTGATTCCGGCAGTTTTAGCTGAATCAGGGGCATTTGTGCCCCTGATTTGTGCGATTCCGGCGGCTGGAGCGAATTCAGGGGCAGTTGTGCTCCTGATTTGTGCGATTCCGCCGGGTGGGGCGGATTCAGAGGGATTTATCCCTCTGAGGAGTGCGGTTCCGGCGGAGCTGGCGTAGCGCCTGCAAAGCGGCCCGGTCCGCGAACTCCCCGCGGACCTCAGGCCGCCTTGCGCCGCCGTCTTCCCCGGCGGCGCGCATGGCCCGCGCGGCGGTGCTTGCCGCCGCTGGCCCTCCGGCGCGCGGAGCCCCCCGCGCGCTTCTTACGGCGCGGGCGCGATGCCGCCGCACGCGCCCGGGCCTTGGCGCGGCGGAGCCTGCCGCGCCGGAGCTTCGCGCCCCGCAGCCGCGCGGCGCGGCGCGAGGAGCGTTCCCGCGGCGCCTCGGCCGCGGGGGCCCCCTCCCCGCCCGCCGGCGGAGCTGCGGGCGGGGCTTCTTCGCCGCCGGCTGCCTGCGGCGGCGCGAGGCAGTAGCGGAGATACCATCTCTCCGCTAAGCCGTGCAGGCGGGCGCGGTAAGCCGCCGGGCCGTAGACGGCCTCGATGCGTTCCCGCGCCAGGCTGCCAATGGCCGCCGCCATGGCTGGAGCGGCCAGCAGCAGGTTCACCCGCTCGGCCAGCGCGCCGATGTTAGCCGCAGGCACGAGCAGTTCACCGCAGCCTGCTGCGTTCAGAATCTCCCGCAAGCCCCCGGAATCATAAGCGACCACCGGCTTGCCGAAGGCATAGCCTTCCAGTGCCGTCATGCCGAAGCCTTCACGGATCAGGCTGGGAACGACCAGCAGATCCATAGCGCAGTAAGCTGCAGGCAGACATTCTTCATATCCGACAAATCTGAACCGGGAGGTTAACCCCTCCAGCTTCACCTTACGGACACAGCGTTCATAGTAGCTCTTGTCTCCGGGAGAACCCACCACGATGTAATGGGCGGCCGGATGCTGCTCATTTACAAGAACAGCCATTTTGACAAAATGCTCAAGACCCTTTTCTTTATTAATGAAGGAAGAGACATAACCCACCAGCGGTTCCTCCGGAGCTACCTTCAGTTCACTCCGCCTTTCTCCCCGGAGCTTGCTCCAGGCTTCAAACATCATTTCTGCGTCATTCCAGGAGGGGGGCAGCTGGGTCACCTTGCCTTCACGGATATCCTCGGGGAAGCAAGCCGCCGCCGTCTGCGAGATGGCCAGAATCTCATCGCTGTTGTTATGGATCAGCTCCACGCTGATCGGAGTGAATTCATTATCCGTAATGGTCTCGGAGATCTTCCACACCACCGGAATGCCCAATGATTTCGCTGCCATCGGCGGCAGAGCATGCACGCACGTACTGGAAATAATGAACGACGGGCGCACACCCGCAAGCCAGTCACTCAGCTCATGGTACTCCCGGCTCTCCTGAAGCTTGCGGATATCAGCCGGAAGGCCTGCGTATGGAGTATACATTCCATAGACAAGCGGAATAGATAACAGCTGGACATTGATTCCGTAGCTCCGAGCCAGGCGCGTCAGCTTCCCGTCCTGTGGGGCTACCAGAATACAATTAAAGTAAGGAGACAGCTCCCGGCTGAAGAATAACAGCAGCTTCTCCGCACCCGTAATGCTGCGTGTATTGGAAACATGGGAAAAGAGGACGATTGTAGCTTTGTCGGCCATGGTGTCTCGGCGCTCCCCCGCGAGGGGCTGTGGAGCAGCCATTCACCTCCCTAAAAGTTTTACGAAGCTTAGCATCAGGGCATTTTCATCACAGTAAAACTCGCTTCGAAAGCATAAACTTAAGTTTTACGAGCACTCACTGCAGGGCATTTCTTCGTGTAAAACTTGCATCGGAAGCATTCGCTTAAGTTTCACGAAGCTTAGCATCAGAGCATTTTCATCGCAGTAAAACTCGCTTCGAAAGCATAAACTTAAGTTTTACGAGCACTCACTGCAGAGCATTTCTTCGTGTAAAACTCGCTTCGGAACCATCCGCTAAAGTTTACGAAGTATCATTGCGTCTTACTTTTCTTTCATCCGGCGGAAATCCCCCGCAGCAGGCTAACATCATAACCCGGCACTCCATCCAGTATATTGAGGGGGCACAGATGCCGGCACGACACCTGTCCCCTGTAAAGCGCACATTTTTGAGCGTTTTGCGGTGCGTAATAGCCTGCCGGCCGTTAGCCGTAAATAACCGTCAACAGCTGGTTCAGGCGTTTGGTGTAGGTGTGATCCTTCAGAGTCCGATCAAAAGCGCGCAGCGCCATATCCCGGCGTTCTTCCTCATGCGTCAGGTAGAAACGGATTTTATCCATCATTTCCTGCGGGCTTGAGAAGGTGTCAATCTCTTCCCCGACCTTATAGAACGAGCCCATGTCATCGCGGGCGTCGCTGAGCTGCAGCGTGCCGCTGGCGGCGATTTCGAAGGTACGGGGATTCGGCGAGGCAGCCGGAATATACAGCGTATTGTTATTGGCTACCTCATCAATGTGGGAGCGGTGCAGGTTGATGACAATCTTCGAACCGCTGTAGGTGACTGCCGTTTCCTGAGGGGACATCCATTTGCCGATCTCAATCCGGTCGCCATAGATAGGTGCTTCCGGCAGACGGTCCCACCAGATCCCGTTAATCACCGTGTTGTAGCTCATCAGCTCCGGCATGATATCACGGAAGAAATTAACCCTGTTCCAGTAAGCAGACCCGATGAAGCTTACATCACGGCTGATCGGCGAACGTCCGGTAGTCGGGCGGTAATGCTCGCGGTGGGCGGCAAAAGGCAGATAATGTACCTCTGTGCAGCCGAGGCCGCGATAGAACTCCACGCAGTTGCGCTCCAGGGTGAATACATAGTCATAGTGGGCAACGATTTTCATCGTGAAATCCGTATAG
This window encodes:
- a CDS encoding CgeB family protein, which encodes MNNQFIMPAPPLPRTPAEEEKLSGRLTGFKVGYDEGYLRGRLAILDGRPEEPVQVRNIHVMYVASGKGYPYSPLDDAVLFALQRLTAQVTITDVRQNLVELASAQRPDLVLVLDGLDLPLDQVAVLRGRGIKTAIWLTDDPYYTDFTMKIVAHYDYVFTLERNCVEFYRGLGCTEVHYLPFAAHREHYRPTTGRSPISRDVSFIGSAYWNRVNFFRDIMPELMSYNTVINGIWWDRLPEAPIYGDRIEIGKWMSPQETAVTYSGSKIVINLHRSHIDEVANNNTLYIPAASPNPRTFEIAASGTLQLSDARDDMGSFYKVGEEIDTFSSPQEMMDKIRFYLTHEEERRDMALRAFDRTLKDHTYTKRLNQLLTVIYG
- a CDS encoding glycosyltransferase produces the protein MADKATIVLFSHVSNTRSITGAEKLLLFFSRELSPYFNCILVAPQDGKLTRLARSYGINVQLLSIPLVYGMYTPYAGLPADIRKLQESREYHELSDWLAGVRPSFIISSTCVHALPPMAAKSLGIPVVWKISETITDNEFTPISVELIHNNSDEILAISQTAAACFPEDIREGKVTQLPPSWNDAEMMFEAWSKLRGERRSELKVAPEEPLVGYVSSFINKEKGLEHFVKMAVLVNEQHPAAHYIVVGSPGDKSYYERCVRKVKLEGLTSRFRFVGYEECLPAAYCAMDLLVVPSLIREGFGMTALEGYAFGKPVVAYDSGGLREILNAAGCGELLVPAANIGALAERVNLLLAAPAMAAAIGSLARERIEAVYGPAAYRARLHGLAERWYLRYCLAPPQAAGGEEAPPAAPPAGGEGAPAAEAPRERSSRRAARLRGAKLRRGRLRRAKARARAAASRPRRKKRAGGSARRRASGGKHRRAGHARRRGRRRRKAA